Genomic window (Spirochaetaceae bacterium):
TTGTTTACCAAATATTTAATGGCCGTCATAATGGCCGCTATACCGGCTTTATCATCGGCCCCAAGCAACGTGGTACCATCGGCCGTAATAATGGTATCGCCGCTGTATTTACCCAAATAAGGGTCGGCAGCTGGGTCTATGATGATGTTATTTTTTAACTTGATAGCCTTACCATCGTAGTTTTTATATACTTGCGGGCTAACGTTGGTAGCCGTTACGTCTTCGGCCGTATCAAGGTGGGCCATAAAAGCAATCGGATTATCGGTGCCGCTGTTAGCTTTTAAATGGGCTATAACAAAGGCTTTGTCATCGTTATATACCTCTAAGCCAAGCCCTTTTAGCTCTTCGGCCAGCATTTTAGCCAGCGCCAACTGATTGGGGCAGGTAGGGTAAACTTTACCGGCATTGGCTAAATTGGTGCGGGTATCTATTTTAACATAACTAATAAAACGGTCTAATAAATCGGCTTGTAAATCCATCGTATCTCCTCGTATATGGTATTAAGCTTATTAACTTGTAAAGATAACAAACCCTTACCACTCCATTTTACTATAGGGTAATAAAATTGTAAAGCTTTAAGTTAAGTAATTTTGAGCCGTAAAGTGGTAAGTTGTTTTACTCGGCCAGTAAACCGCTTAACACGTCGGCCATTTTTTTGGCGGTTTTACTCACACGGCCTTCATCTTTAGCGGCCTTAAAAAGGTTGATGGCCTTAATATATTCGTGTTTGTTATAGTAATAATCGCCAACCCGTACAATGCCATCGGTGTAGTTTAAATTTAAAAATATTTTAGAGGCCAGCTCGATATTGCCTTCGTTAAATAAAATATTCCCTTTACGCAGCAAAGCTACTTTATCACCGGCCGAAACATCGGGGGCCTTATCGGGCACACCAATTTTAATAAAACCTTCTTTGGGTAATTTTTGTAATAAATCTTGTGTTTTACCGGCTTGTTTCATCTTTTTTTCCTTATAGCTTTTATTATAGTAGTTAGCGGCCTAATAAACAAGCTATCTTTTAATAATATTTTACTACTTAAGGCTAATTTTTAGCCGCTACGTAGTTAATAATGCCTTGCGCTATTTTTTCGGCATCTTGCTGCCGTACTAAATAACTGTTTACCAGCTCAAAATCTTCTTGCACTAAATTTCTTACCTCTACCAAAACGGCGGCGGGGGCCGGATTATTATTAACCATAATAAAAGAGCCCCGGCGTATTGTGCCGCGCCCTTTACTATCAATAATGGCCTGCGCTAAATTAAGGCTGTGCTGCGTTGGGTTACTGGCTACAGCTACCAAACCTAACGGTGTATGCGGGCTGGAATCGTTATGGATACTAATAAAAATTCGTCTGTCTATAGTGATATTTTTTAATAAATTTCCGGTTATCTCTAAACGGCGGCGAAGCACCCAAAGCCCGCCACCCATACTATCACCCTCTCTTTCGTTATTAAAGACGGCGTTTTGCGTGTTGGCAAAAGTTTGCTGAATATCGTTATTGCGGATAGTATAACTAGGCGAAATATTAGTTAGCTGCACCTGCGCCCCGTGCCGCTTAAGTAAGGCATAAAGCCGCATAGCCACATCGTAGTTATATTGGGCTTCATAAAAAGTTTTAACTTCGCCGCTTACTTCTTTAGTTACCACAGCGCCCGGGTCGCGCCCGCCATGCCCGCTATCCAGCACAATAGTATACCCCTGCAAAACATTACTTAACATACCGGCCTGCTCTATTTGCCGGTTAAAGCCGGTTAATAAAGTTTGCGCCATCGTAAAGCGTTGTTGTACTGTAAGGTTATCGCTGCGGCCATCAAAAGGCAAAGGTTGACTCTCCGGCCTTAAAACCGGATTAGCCGGTAAAAAGTTGGCCGGCACCATCTGTGCCGGTGGCGGCACCCGTGCTTGCCATAGTTCACGGTTAGCTTGCGGCTGCCATACTTCGTCATTAAAAACCATAAAAACGGGGTTAAACAAAATAAGCTCGGTACCGGCGATAATCTCGGTAGTGTTTAAGGCATTGTATTGCATTAATTGGTCTACCGTTAGTTCAAAGCGGTCGGCAATACTTTCTAGGCTATCACCGGCCTTAGCTACATAGTTAAGGGGGTGGTTAGCTGTAAGCTGCAAAAGCTGCCGGCGCGAAAGTTCTAGGCTATCAAGATTATTTAACATCACTAAATTGCTTTGCGGTACGGCAAAACGTACGCTAATACTGCTTAAAGTATCGCCGCGCTGCACCACATAACTTTGCCCAGTAACGGCGGCTTGCTGCGGCAAAATTAATACGGCGCCGGCTTTAAGATGACGGCTGTTTAAATTATTTAACTGAGCTAGTTGTTGCGGAGTAATCTTAAAGGCAGCAGCTAAAGTATTAAGGTTATCGCCGGCCCTAACAATGTGGTAATTAATGGGGATAACTACATCACCGGCATTTTGAGCGGCCATTAAAGGCAACGGCTTAATATTTAGGCTATAATTAAAATTAATATAGTTATTGGTTAAGTTAAGCCAGCTAAAAAGGGTTACGGCCGGCAAAGCCAGCAGAAAAATAGCTAAAAAAATAAATATTGTCCGCTTTTTAGCGGTTTTTTTAGGCCGTCTTAAATAGCCGGGATAGTGCTTAACTTTAGGTTGATGAGCTTTAGCGAGCATTATTTATATTATCGGGTAAATGAAAGTACACCTTTATATGGCTTATTTTATTGACAAACCGGTCGCTATAGGCTAAACTTTTATTAAGGAGGAATTATGATTAAAAAACATACATTTTTACTGCTTAGCGTTACTTTAGCGGCCTTAGCCGCTCATAACCTTAAAGCCGATAATTTAGAGGCCGCCGGCCAAAGGGCTTTTGAGGCTTTAATGGCCCAATTTGGTGATTATACGCTAGATTTTTACGATGATTATTGGGATACCGATAATTTTTACTGGGTAGAGGGCGATTTTATCGCTGCGGTAAGCTTTAACCAAGCCCCCAGCAGTTGGTTTAGTTTTAGCGAAGGCGTTTTAGTTATGGCTAATGAATACCGCCTTTATCCACCGGAAGAAGAATTTGCGGCCGGCAGCTGGCTGGATATTCGTATCGAAATTCATTTTTTCTTTGACGGCCAAAACTTTACCGA
Coding sequences:
- a CDS encoding LysM peptidoglycan-binding domain-containing protein; the protein is MLAKAHQPKVKHYPGYLRRPKKTAKKRTIFIFLAIFLLALPAVTLFSWLNLTNNYINFNYSLNIKPLPLMAAQNAGDVVIPINYHIVRAGDNLNTLAAAFKITPQQLAQLNNLNSRHLKAGAVLILPQQAAVTGQSYVVQRGDTLSSISVRFAVPQSNLVMLNNLDSLELSRRQLLQLTANHPLNYVAKAGDSLESIADRFELTVDQLMQYNALNTTEIIAGTELILFNPVFMVFNDEVWQPQANRELWQARVPPPAQMVPANFLPANPVLRPESQPLPFDGRSDNLTVQQRFTMAQTLLTGFNRQIEQAGMLSNVLQGYTIVLDSGHGGRDPGAVVTKEVSGEVKTFYEAQYNYDVAMRLYALLKRHGAQVQLTNISPSYTIRNNDIQQTFANTQNAVFNNEREGDSMGGGLWVLRRRLEITGNLLKNITIDRRIFISIHNDSSPHTPLGLVAVASNPTQHSLNLAQAIIDSKGRGTIRRGSFIMVNNNPAPAAVLVEVRNLVQEDFELVNSYLVRQQDAEKIAQGIINYVAAKN